From the Selenomonadales bacterium genome, one window contains:
- a CDS encoding DUF2974 domain-containing protein produces MANIIDYLKWRGDMSFSCDCFNEVDNLILSQLAYLNLDGVATRGQMCSGMTLSDLASQIIASEEPPSVYASYYYPEKVAELLMCAAKTTRYRDVELLGYVSSHDRQPASQFSAVTFSLTGDEHYIAFRGTGNSVAGWEENLRMSFEEEVPAHRQAVIYVNDTAADLKGRLHLGGHSKGGNIAVYAATHSDSKIRARIMNVYNNDGPGFHMNVIQSTGYQDMASRMHTLVPKAALVGMLLECGESPVIVDSKGLGIWQHDAFMWEVVGTRFVRAGKLSMHSRNLDSILEGWLDSLSMDERKQFVDALFGMMRATGADAFDDMLMDGPATISTMKGYYLGIDRETRRRLTDIVMKLWRESRRVYGKSIINEVNSLRRVASRNRLSARTEHARVAKKRT; encoded by the coding sequence ATGGCGAACATAATTGATTATCTGAAGTGGCGAGGAGACATGAGCTTCTCGTGTGATTGTTTCAACGAAGTCGATAATCTGATACTGTCTCAACTCGCATATCTGAACTTGGACGGAGTTGCTACCCGTGGACAGATGTGCAGTGGGATGACGCTGTCCGATTTGGCAAGCCAAATCATTGCCAGCGAGGAACCCCCGTCGGTCTACGCAAGCTATTATTACCCAGAAAAGGTTGCCGAACTGCTGATGTGTGCCGCGAAGACAACTCGTTATCGCGATGTTGAACTGCTAGGATACGTCAGTTCGCATGATCGCCAGCCTGCAAGCCAGTTCTCTGCTGTTACTTTCTCGCTCACTGGTGATGAACACTACATCGCTTTTAGAGGTACAGGTAATAGTGTTGCAGGGTGGGAAGAGAACCTACGGATGAGCTTTGAGGAAGAAGTGCCAGCGCATAGGCAGGCTGTGATTTATGTAAATGACACTGCAGCTGACCTCAAGGGGAGGTTGCACTTAGGCGGTCACTCCAAGGGCGGAAACATCGCTGTCTATGCCGCAACACATTCTGATAGTAAGATCAGGGCAAGAATCATGAATGTCTATAATAATGATGGGCCAGGATTCCACATGAACGTCATCCAGAGTACAGGTTATCAAGACATGGCAAGCCGAATGCACACCCTAGTTCCCAAAGCTGCTCTTGTTGGGATGCTGTTGGAGTGCGGGGAGAGTCCCGTAATTGTAGATAGCAAAGGACTCGGTATCTGGCAGCACGACGCCTTCATGTGGGAGGTTGTTGGAACCCGTTTTGTGCGTGCTGGGAAGCTGAGCATGCATAGTCGTAACCTGGACAGCATCCTAGAAGGGTGGCTTGATAGCCTATCAATGGACGAAAGGAAGCAGTTCGTGGATGCGCTTTTTGGCATGATGAGGGCAACAGGTGCTGATGCCTTTGATGACATGTTGATGGACGGCCCGGCCACGATAAGCACAATGAAGGGCTACTATCTGGGCATTGACCGCGAGACAAGACGGAGACTTACAGATATCGTCATGAAGCTGTGGAGAGAGAGCCGAAGAGTATATGGCAAATCAATAATTAATGAAGTCAACTCGCTGCGTAGGGTTGCCTCACGGAATAGACTATCTGCCCGAACGGAGCATGCTCGGGTGGCTAAGAAAAGAACATGA